From the genome of Streptomyces sp. V1I1, one region includes:
- a CDS encoding HAD family hydrolase — MTAVAVFDLDGTLIDTPRGIVDTFTAAFAAMGLDTPDPAEVRATIGLPLEQAFGKLMGVTPDDERVVEGIRQYQRKFRDIVLPRAVELLFPGVADGLAALRDQGMPLAVATSKFYASADALLTAAALRDLFDVVVGADQVTHPKPHPESGQMVLRELGVPAERAVMVGDTTHDLLMARACGMRSIAVTYGVHSVHELRTADPTWLVDTFDDVLARLTAASAQS, encoded by the coding sequence ATGACCGCCGTAGCCGTCTTCGACCTCGACGGAACACTCATCGACACACCACGCGGGATCGTGGACACGTTCACGGCCGCTTTCGCGGCCATGGGCCTCGACACCCCTGACCCCGCGGAGGTCCGCGCGACGATCGGCCTCCCCCTGGAGCAGGCGTTCGGCAAGCTCATGGGTGTCACACCCGACGACGAGCGGGTGGTCGAAGGAATACGCCAGTACCAGAGGAAGTTCCGCGACATCGTGCTGCCCAGGGCGGTGGAACTGCTCTTCCCCGGCGTCGCGGACGGCCTCGCGGCTCTGCGCGACCAGGGGATGCCCCTCGCCGTGGCGACGAGCAAGTTCTACGCCAGCGCTGACGCACTGCTCACGGCGGCGGCGCTGCGGGACCTGTTCGATGTCGTGGTCGGCGCCGACCAGGTCACCCACCCCAAGCCCCACCCGGAGTCCGGCCAGATGGTCCTGCGCGAGCTGGGGGTACCGGCCGAGCGGGCGGTGATGGTCGGGGACACCACCCACGACCTGCTGATGGCGAGGGCCTGCGGTATGCGGTCGATCGCCGTGACGTACGGCGTGCACAGTGTGCACGAACTGCGGACGGCCGACCCCACGTGGCTGGTGGACACCTTCGACGACGTCCTGGCGCGCCTCACAGCCGCATCGGCGCAGAGCTGA
- a CDS encoding pseudouridine-5'-phosphate glycosidase, which yields MTTRRHPGDIPLVFSEEVSEALHSGAPVVALESNVITHGLPYPDNAATARKVEAAVRAGGAVPATIGIENGGILVGMTDADIERFASTPGIPKVSSRDMPVVLARGGMGATTVASSVVAAELADIPFFASAGIGGVHRGAETTMDISSDLIQFTRSKVAVVCAGAKSILDLGLTMEFLETHCVPLVSYRFDDFPAFYCRTSGIRSPHRLDDEAVIARAIETHWALGNRSSFLVATPIKEADAIDSREVDAAIADAMVAAERDGVRGNGLTKYLMRAVDKVTEGRSAKANMSVLISTAELAGRLALAHARLRAEGLPAGTPAPEGGR from the coding sequence ATGACGACGCGCCGCCACCCCGGCGACATCCCCCTGGTGTTCAGCGAGGAGGTCTCGGAGGCACTCCACTCCGGTGCACCGGTCGTGGCACTGGAGTCCAATGTCATCACGCACGGCCTTCCCTACCCTGACAACGCTGCCACCGCCCGGAAGGTGGAGGCGGCCGTCCGCGCCGGTGGCGCGGTCCCGGCCACGATCGGCATCGAGAACGGCGGCATCCTCGTCGGGATGACGGATGCGGACATCGAACGCTTCGCATCGACACCCGGCATCCCCAAGGTCAGCAGCAGGGACATGCCTGTCGTCCTGGCCCGGGGCGGCATGGGCGCCACCACCGTGGCCTCCTCCGTGGTCGCGGCGGAGCTGGCGGACATCCCGTTCTTCGCCTCCGCCGGTATCGGCGGAGTGCACCGTGGTGCGGAGACCACCATGGACATCTCCTCCGACCTGATCCAGTTCACCCGGTCCAAGGTGGCGGTGGTCTGCGCCGGTGCGAAGAGCATTCTGGACCTCGGCCTGACCATGGAGTTCCTGGAGACGCACTGTGTGCCGCTGGTCTCCTACCGGTTCGACGACTTCCCGGCCTTCTACTGCCGCACCAGCGGCATTCGCAGCCCGCACCGGCTGGACGATGAGGCGGTGATCGCCCGGGCCATCGAAACCCACTGGGCGCTCGGCAACCGCAGTTCCTTCCTCGTCGCCACACCCATCAAGGAAGCGGACGCGATCGACAGCCGGGAAGTCGACGCCGCGATCGCCGACGCGATGGTCGCCGCCGAACGCGACGGCGTCAGGGGCAATGGCCTCACCAAGTACCTGATGCGCGCCGTCGACAAGGTGACCGAGGGCCGCTCCGCCAAGGCGAACATGTCCGTCCTCATCAGCACGGCCGAACTGGCGGGCCGGCTCGCCCTGGCGCACGCCCGGCTCCGCGCCGAGGGCCTGCCGGCCGGTACGCCCGCGCCGGAAGGAGGGCGATGA